In Juglans regia cultivar Chandler chromosome 13, Walnut 2.0, whole genome shotgun sequence, the following proteins share a genomic window:
- the LOC108988479 gene encoding uncharacterized protein LOC108988479: protein MTLHNFPREVACRAFPLTLKGSARVWVGSLAPRSIDSFGELTRLFLTQFMASSRRRCPSAYLLTIKQGEDESLKIYLSRLNKECMIIEDQDEKITLVALLGGVWLRSQFMAELARRTPATLREFMDQVNNFINVEDTLRALTEPTRKELEQAENK, encoded by the coding sequence ATGACTCTGCATAACTTCCCAAGAGAAGTGGCTTGTAGAGCTTTCCCACTGACCTTGAAGGGGTCGGCAAGAGTATGGGTTGGATCCTTGGCACCTAGGTCCATAGACAGTTTTGGGGAGCTCACCCGTCTGTTCCTCACACAATTTATGGCGAGCAGTAGAAGAAGATGCCCCTCAGCGTACCTCCTCACCATTAAGCAGGGGGAAGATGAAAGCCTGAAGATATACCTATCCAGGTTAAACAAAGAATGCATGATTATAGAGgaccaagatgagaagataACTTTGGTAGCCCTTTTAGGAGGAGTGTGGCTCCGATCCCAGTTCATGGCAGAATTGGCAAGGAGAACTCCCGCCACGCTGCGAGAGTTCATGGATCAAGTCAACAACTTTATTAACGTAGAGGACACACTTCGGGCCTTGACCGAGCCGACAAGGAAAGAATTGGAACAGgcagaaaataaatga